The following proteins come from a genomic window of Melospiza melodia melodia isolate bMelMel2 unplaced genomic scaffold, bMelMel2.pri scaffold_28, whole genome shotgun sequence:
- the LOC134433967 gene encoding olfactory receptor 14A16-like, translating to MSNSSSVRHFLLLALADTRQLQLLHFCLLLGISLAALLGNGLIISAVACSHHLHTPMFFFLLNLALSDLGSICTTVPKAMHNSLWDTSTISYKGCAAQLFFFLFFMGAEYSLLTIMYYDRYVSICKPLHYGTLLGSKACAHMAAAAWASGFLYSLLHTANTFSLPLCHGNALGQFFCEIPQILKLSCSLSNFRELELIAISACLALGCFVFIVFSYVQIFRPVLRIPSEQGQHKAFSICLPHLAVVSLFFSTIMFAHLKPPSMSSPSLDLALSVLYSVVPPALNPLIYSLSNQELKAAVWKLMTGWF from the coding sequence atgtccaacagcagctccgtcaggcacttcctcctgctggcattggcagacacacggcagctgcagctcctgcacttctgcctcttgctgggtatctccctggctgccctcctgggcaacggcctcatcatcagcgctgtagcctgcagccaccacctgcacacgcccatgttcttcttcctgctcaacctggccctcagcgacctgggctccatctgcaccactgtccccaaagccatgcataattccctctgggacaccagcaccatctcctacaaaggatgtgctgctcagctctttttctttctgttcttcatgggAGCAGAgtattccctcctgaccatcatgtactacgaccgctacgtgtccatctgcaaacccctgcactacgggaccctcctgggcagcaaagcttgtgcccacatggcagcagctgcctgggccagtggctttctctattcactgctgcacacagcaaatacattttccctgcccctgtgccatggcaatgccttgggccagttcttctgtgaaatcccacagatcctcaagctttcctgctcaCTCTCCAATTTCAGGGAACTTGAGCTTATTGCTATTAGTGCCTGTTTAGCAttaggctgttttgtgttcattgttttctcctatgtgcagatcttcaggcccgtgctgaggatcccctctgagcagggacagcacaaagccttttccatctgcctccctcacctggctgtggtctccttgtttttcagcactattatgtttgctcacctgaagcccccctccatgtcctccccatccctggatctggccctgtcagttctgtactcggtggtgcctccagccctgaaccccctcatctacagcctgagtaaccaggagctcaaagctgcagtgtggaaactgatgactggatggttt